A genomic stretch from Streptomyces sp. QL37 includes:
- a CDS encoding SCO5918 family protein: MRCVIARFPFDLFKPEVEELMKGVKPEPVTGDAVVVNRRVYPVKQVGEIITRQDRRDFSAGEVTRALSRLGFTCRPAEVPAPAVPLTPLENASAMLGTPGEV, from the coding sequence ATGCGCTGTGTCATCGCCCGCTTCCCCTTCGACCTCTTCAAGCCCGAGGTCGAGGAGCTGATGAAGGGCGTCAAGCCCGAGCCCGTCACAGGTGACGCGGTGGTGGTCAACCGCCGCGTCTACCCCGTCAAGCAGGTCGGCGAGATCATCACCCGGCAGGACCGCCGGGACTTCTCCGCCGGTGAGGTGACCAGGGCGCTGTCGCGTCTCGGATTCACCTGCCGCCCGGCGGAGGTGCCCGCCCCGGCGGTGCCTCTCACCCCGCTGGAGAACGCGTCCGCGATGCTCGGAACGCCCGGCGAGGTCTGA
- a CDS encoding DEAD/DEAH box helicase, whose translation MNRDRTARTNDRFSRTRSGGSGGSRTANGFRGTASGRQGAPGAGGRSGGPKRSGGYGRRSSSVSGEFALPVTITPALPAAESFADLDMPAPLLAALASEGMSVPFPIQAATLPNSLAGRDVLGRGRTGSGKTLAFGLALLARTAGNRADARRPLALVLVPTRELAQQVTDALTPYARSLKLRLATVVGGMSIGRQASALRGGAEVVVATPGRLKDLIERGDCKLDRVAITVLDEADQMADMGFMPQVTELLDQVGADGQRMLFSATLDRNVDLLVRRYLHDPVVHSVDPAAGAVTTMEHHVLYVQGADKYATTTEIAARDGRVIMFLDTKHAVDKLTDHLLHSGVRAAALHGGKSQPQRTRTLDRFKTGHVTVLVATNVAARGIHVDNLDLVVNVDPPSDHKDYLHRGGRTARAGESGSVVTLVLPNQRREMTRLMADAGITPQIAQVRSGEAELNRITGAQAPSGVPVTITSPVSERAKGSGSGPRGRRGARPGQGRRSNANTPTPQARAASAQRRANKAA comes from the coding sequence TTGAACCGCGATCGCACAGCTCGCACGAACGACCGATTTTCCCGGACGCGCTCCGGCGGATCCGGCGGCAGTCGTACCGCCAACGGATTCCGCGGGACGGCATCCGGCCGGCAGGGCGCCCCGGGTGCGGGGGGCCGCTCCGGCGGACCGAAGCGCTCCGGTGGCTACGGGCGCCGCTCCTCCTCCGTCTCGGGTGAGTTCGCCCTGCCGGTGACCATCACCCCGGCCCTCCCCGCGGCCGAGTCCTTCGCGGACCTGGACATGCCCGCGCCCCTCCTGGCGGCGCTGGCTTCCGAGGGCATGTCCGTGCCGTTCCCCATCCAGGCGGCCACCCTGCCGAACTCGCTCGCCGGGCGGGACGTCCTGGGCCGCGGGCGCACCGGATCGGGTAAGACGCTCGCCTTCGGTCTGGCGCTGCTCGCCCGCACCGCGGGCAACCGCGCCGACGCGCGCCGTCCCCTGGCCCTGGTCCTCGTCCCCACCCGGGAGCTGGCCCAGCAGGTCACCGACGCGCTCACCCCGTACGCCCGGTCCCTCAAGCTCCGGCTGGCCACGGTCGTCGGCGGCATGTCGATCGGCCGCCAGGCCAGCGCGCTGCGCGGCGGCGCCGAAGTCGTGGTCGCCACCCCCGGCCGGCTCAAGGACCTCATCGAGCGCGGCGACTGCAAGCTGGACCGCGTCGCCATCACCGTCCTCGACGAGGCCGACCAGATGGCCGACATGGGCTTCATGCCCCAGGTCACCGAGCTGCTGGACCAGGTCGGCGCGGACGGCCAGCGGATGCTGTTCTCGGCCACGCTGGACCGCAACGTGGACCTCCTGGTCCGCCGCTACCTGCACGACCCGGTCGTCCACTCGGTGGACCCCGCGGCCGGTGCGGTGACGACGATGGAGCACCACGTGCTCTACGTCCAGGGCGCCGACAAGTACGCCACGACCACCGAGATCGCGGCCCGTGACGGCCGGGTGATCATGTTCCTGGACACCAAGCACGCGGTGGACAAGCTCACCGACCACCTGCTGCACAGCGGTGTGCGGGCGGCGGCGCTGCACGGCGGCAAGTCGCAGCCCCAGCGCACCCGCACCCTGGACCGGTTCAAGACCGGTCATGTCACGGTGCTGGTCGCCACGAACGTCGCCGCGCGCGGCATCCACGTCGACAACCTCGATCTGGTCGTCAACGTGGACCCGCCGAGCGACCACAAGGACTACCTGCACCGCGGCGGGCGTACCGCTCGGGCCGGGGAGTCCGGCAGCGTCGTCACGCTCGTGCTGCCCAACCAGCGCCGCGAGATGACCCGGCTGATGGCGGATGCCGGCATCACGCCGCAGATCGCCCAGGTCCGCTCCGGCGAGGCCGAGCTCAACCGCATCACCGGAGCCCAGGCCCCGTCGGGTGTGCCGGTCACGATCACCTCGCCGGTGTCGGAGCGCGCGAAGGGCAGCGGTTCCGGTCCCCGTGGCCGGCGCGGCGCGCGTCCCGGTCAGGGGCGCCGCTCCAACGCCAACACGCCGACGCCACAGGCGCGTGCGGCGTCGGCGCAGCGCAGGGCCAACAAGGCCGCGTAG